One window of the Mytilus galloprovincialis chromosome 14, xbMytGall1.hap1.1, whole genome shotgun sequence genome contains the following:
- the LOC143058142 gene encoding putative oxidoreductase YtbE: MTKRMVSIATDITSRLTLNDGVCMPMFGLGMYEASSGSGGVAEKSVQYALSKGYQLIDTAEFYGNEADVGMGIRKSGFNREDVFVVTKLWDNGYRRCKKIFNRSLKILDLQYVDLYLIHSPSSGQVVETYKAVLELKQKGLVRSVGVSNFGVQHLEGLESAGLPTPSVNQIELHPWQQKPEIVKYCREKGITVMGYSPLVKGQRFDDPTLVKIANTYNKSTAQILIRWSIQHGFITIPKSGKPNRIDKNMKVFDWVIADEDMTVLNSFPDK, encoded by the exons ATGACGAAAAGAATGGTATCTATAGCAACAGATATAACATCTAGATTGACTTTAAACGATGGAGTATGTATGCCCATGTTTGGTCTTGGTATGTATGAAGCATCTTCTGGGAGCGGAGGAGTGGCAGAAAAATCAGTCCAGTACGCTTTATCGAAAGGATATCAACTTATAGATACCGCAGAGTTTTATGG AAATGAAGCCGATGTCGGAATGGGTATAAGGAAATCTGGATTCAATCGAGAAGATGTGTTTGTTGTCACCAAGTTATGGGATAATGGATACCGTCGGTGTAAGAAAATATTTAACCGTAGCTTAAAAAT attAGATTTACAGTACGTAGATCTGTATTTGATACATTCACCAAGCAGTGGTCAAGTTGTGGAAACATACAAAGCTGTGCTAGAGTTGAAACAGAAAGGCCTGGTCAG ATCAGTAGGCGTTTCTAATTTTGGGGTTCAACATTTGGAAGGCCTAGAATCTGCTGGGCTTCCAACACCATCAGTGAACCAAATTGAACTGCATCCATGGCAACAGAAACCGGAAATAGTGAAATACTGTCGAGAGAAGGGAATTACCGTAATGGGATATTCTCCTCTGGTTAAAGGACAAAGATTTGATGATCCTACTCTTGTGAAAATTGCAAACAC GTACAACAAATCAACAGCACAAATCCTTATTAGATGGAGTATACAACATGGGTTTATCACCATACCAAAGTCTGGAAAACCAAACCGAATAGATAAAAACATGAAAGTATTTGATTGGGTTATTGCGGATGAAGATATGACTGTCTTA AATAGTTTCCCTGACAAGTGA